One Microbacterium sp. W4I20 DNA window includes the following coding sequences:
- a CDS encoding Ppx/GppA phosphatase family protein produces the protein MRLGVLDIGSNTVHMLAADVRPGGRPLAKTSDRTVLRLMRYLTPDGSISEEGVVALESAVAQARRVAETEKVDELLATATSAVRDARNGAEVIERIETALGQPLQVLDGETEAELTFLAVRRWFGWSAGQLLLLDIGGGSLEIAAGGEELPDAAASVPLGAGRMTVQFLPNDPPGEDDVERLRAHAKKTLSGVLPRFIGLPRPDHVVGSSKAIRSLARLVGYPAPGWSGTDRMLLPRASLGSWIPRLARLPASARQELPGITPDRTFQIVAAAVSLHSAMTALDIDELEVSPWALREGVLLRYIEQLNWSGARS, from the coding sequence GTGCGCCTCGGAGTCCTCGACATCGGTTCCAACACCGTCCATATGCTCGCAGCCGACGTCCGCCCCGGCGGCCGGCCGCTCGCCAAGACGAGCGATCGGACGGTGCTGCGCCTCATGCGCTACCTCACCCCCGACGGCTCGATCTCCGAAGAGGGAGTCGTTGCCCTGGAATCGGCGGTCGCGCAGGCCCGCCGCGTCGCCGAGACCGAGAAGGTCGACGAGCTGCTCGCCACGGCCACGAGCGCGGTGCGCGACGCCCGCAACGGCGCCGAGGTGATCGAGCGCATCGAGACCGCGCTGGGACAGCCGCTGCAGGTGCTCGACGGCGAGACCGAGGCCGAGCTGACGTTCCTCGCCGTACGGCGCTGGTTCGGCTGGTCGGCCGGTCAGCTGCTGCTGCTCGACATCGGGGGCGGCTCGCTCGAGATCGCCGCCGGCGGGGAGGAGCTGCCGGACGCCGCAGCATCCGTCCCCCTGGGCGCCGGACGCATGACGGTGCAGTTCCTGCCGAACGATCCGCCGGGCGAGGACGACGTCGAACGGCTGCGCGCGCACGCCAAGAAGACCCTCTCCGGGGTGCTGCCGCGGTTCATCGGGCTCCCCCGGCCCGATCACGTGGTGGGCTCCTCGAAGGCGATCCGGTCGCTGGCCCGACTGGTCGGGTACCCGGCTCCCGGCTGGTCGGGAACCGACCGGATGCTGCTGCCGCGAGCCTCACTGGGGTCGTGGATCCCGCGGCTCGCGCGCCTGCCGGCATCCGCTCGTCAGGAGCTCCCCGGAATCACTCCGGACCGGACCTTCCAGATCGTCGCGGCAGCGGTCTCCCTGCACAGCGCCATGACCGCGCTCGACATCGACGAGCTCGAGGTCTCGCCCTGGGCTCTACGCGAGGGAGTGCTGCTGCGCTACATCGAGCAGCTCAACTGGAGCGGTGCGCGAAGCTGA
- a CDS encoding MauE/DoxX family redox-associated membrane protein: MSAFVIPLAAFLAGVFAVSAVGKLRSADRGRAAFNALQLPVRHPGAAAIGIIMVELVVAIGLLTTSGWVFVAAATAAVLLTGGLLLVVTRAHRLGVTDDCGCFGDWLPSAIGPRLITRNAILLAAALGVLIPTFWVQAVAGVPMGVPVAVTALDSAAVVIGATAAAAMIGLAVWSIVRSAVGAPATAAAPARGIGAVLLTDSAEIIDVLAPGVRARLVFFVSPGCHACETALAALQVAEDDVSALVDVYVVQRAVSGAADVESTHPLPRTARFALDVGGSLASHLGTGPGTPVAALIGTDGTQAGPLAIGSDEVVQLLDSILALAETPSA; this comes from the coding sequence ATGAGCGCATTCGTGATCCCCCTGGCGGCGTTCCTCGCGGGGGTCTTCGCGGTGAGTGCGGTCGGCAAGCTCCGCTCCGCAGACCGCGGTCGCGCGGCGTTCAATGCGCTGCAGCTTCCGGTGCGTCATCCGGGTGCCGCCGCGATCGGCATCATCATGGTCGAGCTCGTCGTGGCGATCGGCCTGCTCACGACCTCCGGGTGGGTGTTCGTGGCCGCGGCGACAGCTGCCGTGCTGCTGACCGGCGGGCTCCTGCTCGTCGTCACCCGCGCGCACCGGCTCGGGGTGACCGATGACTGCGGATGCTTCGGCGACTGGCTCCCGTCGGCGATCGGCCCACGCTTGATCACGCGGAATGCCATCCTCCTGGCCGCGGCCCTGGGCGTCCTGATCCCCACGTTCTGGGTCCAGGCTGTCGCCGGAGTACCGATGGGCGTGCCGGTCGCGGTGACAGCTCTTGATTCGGCCGCAGTCGTCATCGGCGCGACGGCAGCGGCAGCGATGATCGGCCTCGCCGTCTGGTCCATCGTCCGATCGGCTGTCGGCGCCCCGGCCACGGCCGCCGCTCCCGCGCGGGGCATCGGCGCCGTCCTTCTTACGGACAGCGCCGAGATCATCGACGTCCTCGCACCCGGCGTACGCGCTCGACTCGTCTTCTTCGTGTCACCCGGCTGTCACGCGTGCGAGACGGCCCTTGCTGCGCTTCAGGTGGCCGAGGACGACGTGAGTGCCCTGGTCGACGTCTACGTCGTGCAGAGAGCCGTCTCCGGCGCGGCCGACGTCGAGTCGACGCACCCGCTCCCCCGCACCGCCCGGTTCGCCCTCGATGTGGGCGGGTCTCTCGCGAGCCACCTCGGCACCGGCCCTGGTACTCCGGTGGCCGCGCTCATCGGCACCGACGGCACTCAGGCCGGACCGCTCGCCATCGGGAGCGACGAGGTCGTGCAGCTCCTCGACAGCATCCTGGCGCTCGCCGAGACACCCTCGGCCTGA
- the glmS gene encoding glutamine--fructose-6-phosphate transaminase (isomerizing): MCGIVGYVGPRPSQDILLAGLARLEYRGYDSAGVAVIDGEGSLGMRKKAGKLAMLRDSLADAPLPDGSTGIGHTRWATHGGPTDVNAHPHLADDDKLAVIHNGIIENFSALRGELLADGVVFRSETDTEVAAALLGREYAGNGGDLQLAFRNVVNRLEGAFTLLAMHQDHPGLVVGARRNSPLVIGLGEGENFLGSDVAAFIEYTRKALSIGQDQIVSITPGAVTVTDFFGAPVEAEPFDVSWDAAAAEKGGWSSFMAKEVSEQPEAVANTIRGRVQDGQVVIPELDGLDELFIGINRVIITACGTASYAALVGKYAIEQWARVAVDVELAHEFRYRDPVIGADTLVVSISQSGETMDTLMAVKYARERGARTLSVCNTQGATIPRESDAVVYTHAGPEVAVASTKAFSAQITALLLLGLHMGRVRGTVADASTDVEELLSLPDKIASVLEREQEHVTQLAGWMADTRSVLFLGRHVGYPIALEGALKLKEISYIHAEGFAAGELKHGPIALIEPGQPVFVLVPSPRHSALVHSKVVSNIQEIRARGARVIVIAEEGDAAVLPFADEVIHIPLAGAMFEPLLAVVPLQIFAMALATAKGLDVDQPRNLAKSVTVE; the protein is encoded by the coding sequence ATGTGTGGAATCGTCGGATACGTGGGCCCGCGCCCCAGCCAGGACATCCTTCTCGCCGGTCTCGCCCGCCTCGAGTACCGCGGGTATGACTCTGCGGGCGTCGCCGTCATCGACGGCGAAGGCTCGCTCGGGATGCGCAAGAAGGCGGGCAAGCTCGCCATGCTGCGCGACTCGCTCGCCGACGCTCCGCTGCCCGACGGCTCCACCGGCATCGGGCACACGCGCTGGGCGACCCACGGCGGCCCGACCGATGTGAACGCACACCCGCACCTCGCCGACGATGACAAGCTCGCCGTCATCCACAACGGCATCATCGAGAACTTCTCCGCGCTGCGGGGCGAACTCCTCGCCGACGGCGTCGTGTTCCGCAGCGAGACCGACACCGAGGTGGCCGCGGCCCTCCTCGGTCGCGAGTACGCCGGCAACGGCGGCGACCTGCAGCTCGCGTTCCGCAACGTCGTGAACCGCCTCGAAGGCGCCTTCACGCTCCTCGCGATGCACCAGGACCACCCGGGCCTCGTCGTCGGCGCCCGCCGCAACTCGCCGCTCGTGATCGGACTCGGCGAGGGGGAGAACTTCCTCGGATCCGACGTCGCCGCGTTCATCGAGTACACCCGCAAGGCACTCTCGATCGGCCAGGACCAGATCGTCTCGATCACGCCCGGTGCCGTCACGGTCACCGACTTCTTCGGTGCGCCCGTCGAGGCCGAGCCGTTCGACGTGTCGTGGGATGCCGCCGCCGCCGAGAAGGGCGGCTGGTCGAGCTTCATGGCCAAGGAGGTCTCCGAGCAGCCCGAGGCCGTGGCCAACACGATTCGCGGCCGCGTCCAGGACGGCCAGGTCGTCATCCCCGAGCTCGACGGTCTCGACGAGCTCTTCATCGGCATCAACCGCGTCATCATCACGGCCTGCGGCACGGCTTCCTATGCGGCCCTCGTCGGCAAGTACGCGATCGAGCAGTGGGCGCGCGTCGCGGTCGACGTCGAGCTCGCGCACGAGTTCCGGTACCGCGACCCGGTGATCGGCGCCGACACCCTCGTCGTCTCGATCAGCCAGTCGGGCGAGACGATGGACACGCTCATGGCCGTGAAGTACGCCCGTGAGCGCGGCGCACGCACGCTCTCGGTCTGCAACACGCAGGGCGCCACCATCCCGCGCGAGTCGGATGCCGTCGTCTACACCCATGCCGGCCCCGAGGTCGCCGTCGCCTCGACCAAGGCGTTCTCGGCGCAGATCACCGCGCTGCTGCTGCTCGGCCTGCACATGGGTCGCGTGCGGGGTACCGTCGCGGACGCGTCGACCGACGTCGAGGAGCTGCTGTCGCTGCCCGACAAGATCGCCAGCGTCCTGGAGCGCGAGCAGGAGCACGTCACGCAGCTCGCCGGCTGGATGGCCGACACCCGCTCGGTGCTCTTCCTCGGCCGTCACGTCGGCTACCCGATCGCGCTCGAGGGTGCGCTCAAGCTCAAGGAGATCTCCTACATCCACGCCGAAGGCTTCGCCGCGGGTGAGCTCAAGCACGGACCGATCGCGCTCATCGAGCCGGGTCAGCCGGTGTTCGTGCTGGTGCCGTCGCCTCGTCACTCGGCGCTCGTGCACTCCAAGGTCGTCTCGAACATCCAGGAGATCCGCGCTCGCGGCGCCCGGGTCATCGTGATCGCCGAAGAGGGCGACGCCGCGGTGCTGCCCTTCGCCGACGAGGTCATCCACATCCCGCTCGCCGGCGCGATGTTCGAGCCGCTGCTCGCCGTGGTGCCGCTGCAGATCTTCGCGATGGCGCTCGCCACCGCCAAGGGTCTCGACGTCGACCAGCCGCGCAACCTCGCGAAGTCGGTCACGGTCGAGTAA
- a CDS encoding helix-turn-helix domain-containing protein: protein MDLGIVREIGPQELIEHGFRAVGNRLPVRARERTPGAVTLLSSRGTSTEFKVDTAAARPDQAVFAFVEADRVWSKLADEPWVEIGSGLVVAASGITRGLRWQGSWHAAIAFVPRAAMASFVPALPTDVQVFPERRLLDRAMQDFIEGLLDADEQATAIERYAVEQLVLEMGGAILLDRVGAVSGHGSPRAVLRDRAIAVIAQQCGDPSLTPTQVAREVQSSLRQLQLVFAEAENSVAGEIRRQRARLARSLLVDSRYDVLSIEQIAQRAGFQSPMSLRRALDEAYRTTPRALRSQRRAAV, encoded by the coding sequence GTGGATCTCGGAATCGTGAGGGAGATCGGCCCGCAGGAGCTGATCGAGCATGGCTTCCGGGCCGTCGGCAACCGCCTCCCCGTGCGCGCCCGCGAGCGCACGCCCGGTGCCGTCACTCTCCTCTCGTCCCGCGGGACGTCCACGGAATTCAAGGTCGACACCGCTGCCGCTCGCCCCGACCAGGCGGTTTTCGCTTTCGTCGAAGCAGACCGGGTGTGGTCGAAGCTCGCCGACGAGCCGTGGGTCGAGATCGGCAGCGGCCTGGTGGTCGCGGCGAGCGGCATCACCCGCGGGTTGCGCTGGCAGGGCTCGTGGCACGCTGCGATCGCCTTCGTTCCGCGGGCGGCCATGGCGTCCTTCGTGCCCGCGCTGCCCACCGACGTGCAGGTGTTCCCGGAACGACGCCTGCTCGATCGCGCCATGCAGGACTTCATCGAGGGACTGCTGGATGCCGATGAGCAGGCCACCGCCATCGAGCGCTACGCGGTGGAGCAACTGGTCCTGGAGATGGGCGGAGCGATCCTCCTCGACCGCGTCGGGGCGGTGTCCGGGCACGGCTCTCCGCGCGCCGTGCTGCGCGATCGGGCGATCGCCGTGATCGCTCAGCAGTGCGGCGATCCGAGCCTCACACCGACCCAGGTGGCCCGCGAGGTGCAGTCGTCTCTGCGCCAGCTCCAGCTGGTCTTCGCCGAGGCCGAGAACAGCGTCGCCGGCGAGATCCGACGGCAGCGGGCGCGGCTCGCCCGATCGCTCCTGGTCGACAGCCGCTACGACGTGCTGAGCATCGAACAGATCGCGCAGCGCGCTGGCTTCCAGTCGCCGATGAGCCTGCGCCGGGCCCTCGACGAGGCCTACAGAACCACGCCTCGCGCGCTCCGGTCACAGCGCCGCGCAGCGGTCTGA
- a CDS encoding acyltransferase family protein, whose protein sequence is MSPEPESSSVLPGERRLLRASTPKRLLIPDILRGFAIIAMLIAHAASFVPNAPWVVHFATSMFSEVASPLFALVMGMSAELVWRRGGRVGTTLLQQVLRGLFLIVLGVWMATWGSWVAVILSYLGVLIILGAPILLARTPIVIAVAAALLVVSQPLLSVARTWVWVYSAPAPVREVMTWMFLGPQYRVVNLLPMFLIGALLIRHGLKRDRLLWALAAAAPLAYVAWGIGQRLGTVQSGDYLDTLKDLGLVFAVYVCVVLAATVRRERAERFWAAIFVPLRACGQVALSLYLLHVALIALWNNAYGRPADNFYPGWLVIVPGMILVGWLWWRFIGTGPVEWVMGWITGRPKALRRAG, encoded by the coding sequence ATGTCCCCAGAACCCGAGAGCTCGTCAGTGCTGCCGGGGGAGCGACGCCTCCTCCGCGCCTCCACTCCGAAACGTCTTCTGATCCCCGACATCCTCCGCGGCTTCGCGATCATCGCGATGCTGATCGCGCACGCGGCATCCTTCGTTCCGAATGCCCCGTGGGTCGTGCATTTCGCCACCTCGATGTTCAGCGAGGTCGCGTCACCCCTGTTCGCGCTCGTGATGGGCATGTCGGCTGAGCTCGTCTGGCGGCGCGGCGGGAGAGTGGGCACGACTCTCCTGCAGCAGGTGCTGCGCGGACTCTTCCTCATCGTGCTGGGCGTCTGGATGGCCACCTGGGGCTCGTGGGTCGCAGTGATCCTCTCGTACCTCGGCGTGCTGATCATCCTCGGGGCGCCGATCCTGCTGGCGCGCACTCCGATCGTGATCGCCGTGGCGGCAGCGCTCCTCGTCGTGAGCCAGCCGCTTCTGAGCGTCGCCCGCACCTGGGTCTGGGTCTACTCTGCTCCGGCTCCGGTCCGGGAAGTCATGACCTGGATGTTCCTCGGTCCGCAGTACCGCGTGGTGAATCTGTTGCCGATGTTCCTGATCGGCGCCCTGCTCATCCGCCACGGGCTGAAGCGGGACCGGCTGCTGTGGGCCCTGGCCGCGGCAGCGCCGCTCGCTTACGTCGCCTGGGGGATCGGGCAGCGGCTGGGCACGGTGCAATCGGGCGACTACCTCGACACCCTCAAGGATCTCGGCCTCGTGTTCGCCGTCTACGTGTGCGTCGTGCTCGCCGCGACGGTTCGCCGTGAACGCGCGGAGCGGTTCTGGGCGGCGATCTTCGTTCCGCTCCGCGCCTGCGGACAGGTCGCCCTGTCTCTGTATCTGCTGCACGTGGCACTCATCGCACTCTGGAACAACGCCTACGGCCGCCCCGCCGACAACTTCTACCCCGGCTGGCTGGTCATCGTGCCCGGCATGATCCTCGTGGGCTGGCTGTGGTGGCGTTTCATCGGCACAGGTCCGGTCGAGTGGGTCATGGGCTGGATCACCGGACGGCCCAAGGCCCTGCGCCGAGCCGGTTGA
- a CDS encoding polysaccharide biosynthesis tyrosine autokinase, with product MELRDYVRILRAHWIVIIVATIVGAAAAFGWSSLQPRVYAADTTGIVTAVGGDGTSGSALVGNQLAQSRVKSYLNLGSWRAVAEHAIEELGIDASPDVLVNRVSVTNPVDTTALKVTATGSTPESAQALAQAWLDGMAIEIEKLEGGTAETPAAISLMVGDSARLPSAPSSPNTRLNVIIGALAGLALGLVYAFVRHTFDRRVRHPRDIERETGVSVIGTLPLEKSMADERQVIDFSLESQHGVSHHTIEAMRELRTNLQFIDVDNPPRVIVVTSSVPGDGKSTVSVNLASSLAAAGQWAILIDCDLRRPVIADIFGMSRDVGLTDVLAGRADLQDVAHRPSRDVPLAVVGAGRIPPNPSELLGSHRMRDFLAEISKSAIVILDSPPVLPVTDAAVLAAGADGVLIVVSSGKTTFDMLQRAIDNITRTTGRVLGVVLNRVPRKGAESAYYGREYYGAYERYAQKDDEGDSEDETPGVRRRGAAQV from the coding sequence TTGGAACTCAGAGACTACGTGCGCATCCTGCGCGCGCACTGGATCGTGATCATCGTCGCCACGATCGTCGGAGCCGCGGCCGCTTTCGGCTGGAGCAGCCTTCAGCCCCGCGTGTACGCCGCCGACACCACCGGGATCGTCACCGCGGTCGGCGGCGACGGAACGAGCGGCAGTGCGCTGGTGGGCAACCAGCTCGCCCAGAGCCGGGTGAAGTCGTACCTCAACCTCGGATCGTGGCGCGCCGTGGCGGAGCACGCGATCGAGGAGCTCGGCATCGACGCCTCCCCCGATGTGCTCGTGAATCGCGTCTCTGTGACGAACCCCGTCGACACGACCGCCCTGAAGGTGACCGCCACCGGTTCCACTCCTGAATCGGCGCAGGCGCTCGCCCAGGCGTGGCTCGACGGAATGGCCATCGAGATCGAGAAGCTCGAGGGCGGAACCGCCGAGACCCCGGCGGCCATCTCGCTGATGGTGGGCGACTCGGCCAGGCTTCCTTCCGCTCCGTCTTCGCCGAACACACGGCTCAACGTGATCATCGGCGCTCTCGCCGGGCTCGCCCTCGGGCTCGTATACGCCTTCGTGCGGCACACGTTCGACCGACGCGTGCGTCATCCTCGCGACATCGAGCGGGAGACCGGCGTCTCGGTGATCGGCACGCTGCCGCTCGAGAAGTCGATGGCCGACGAACGTCAGGTGATCGACTTCTCGCTGGAGTCGCAGCACGGCGTCTCTCACCACACCATCGAGGCGATGCGCGAGCTGCGCACGAACCTGCAGTTCATCGACGTGGACAACCCGCCACGGGTCATCGTGGTGACGAGTTCCGTGCCCGGCGACGGCAAGTCGACCGTGTCGGTGAACCTCGCGTCGAGTCTCGCCGCAGCCGGGCAGTGGGCGATCCTGATCGACTGCGACCTGCGTCGTCCGGTCATCGCCGACATCTTCGGCATGTCCCGCGATGTGGGACTCACCGATGTCCTCGCCGGCCGGGCCGACCTGCAGGACGTGGCTCACCGTCCGTCACGCGACGTTCCGCTGGCCGTCGTGGGCGCCGGGCGCATCCCGCCGAACCCGAGCGAGCTGCTCGGGTCGCACCGTATGCGCGATTTCCTCGCCGAGATCAGCAAGTCGGCGATCGTGATCCTCGACTCTCCGCCGGTGCTGCCGGTGACGGATGCCGCCGTCCTCGCCGCCGGCGCCGACGGTGTGCTGATCGTCGTCTCGTCGGGCAAGACCACCTTCGACATGCTGCAGCGCGCGATCGACAACATCACCCGCACCACGGGTCGCGTGCTCGGCGTCGTCCTGAACCGTGTGCCCCGCAAGGGCGCCGAATCCGCGTACTACGGCCGCGAGTACTACGGCGCCTACGAGCGGTACGCGCAGAAGGACGACGAGGGCGATTCCGAGGATGAGACGCCCGGCGTGCGCCGTCGGGGAGCCGCTCAGGTCTGA
- a CDS encoding VanZ family protein, which yields MPPAPAATRTLLRPVVAKVLLAGYLLFVGFTVWLPAVVSAKVTGLVGLLARWVAAAGIASYQSSAVVLEYLANVALFVPIGALLLFAWPRLRLWQVVLIGALLSGLIETVQGLMPSRYPTISDVMANTLGTLIGGAIIAAFLTWWRPAGGRRAVGWWRELPPR from the coding sequence ATGCCCCCCGCCCCCGCCGCCACCCGCACTCTGCTGCGGCCGGTGGTCGCGAAGGTGCTCCTCGCCGGGTACCTGCTGTTCGTCGGGTTCACGGTGTGGCTGCCAGCAGTCGTCTCGGCGAAGGTGACCGGCCTCGTCGGCCTCCTCGCGCGGTGGGTGGCTGCAGCGGGCATCGCCTCGTACCAGTCGAGCGCGGTGGTGCTGGAGTATCTGGCGAACGTCGCTCTCTTCGTCCCGATCGGAGCGCTGCTCCTGTTCGCGTGGCCGCGCCTGCGGCTGTGGCAGGTCGTGCTGATCGGGGCGCTCCTGAGCGGGTTGATCGAGACGGTCCAGGGGCTCATGCCCTCGAGGTACCCGACGATCTCCGACGTCATGGCCAACACCCTCGGCACGCTGATCGGCGGGGCGATCATCGCGGCCTTCCTGACCTGGTGGCGGCCTGCCGGCGGGCGTCGAGCCGTAGGCTGGTGGCGTGAACTCCCCCCGCGATGA
- the coaA gene encoding type I pantothenate kinase, with product MTIVDSTPPLSPYREIGRAEWARLAAGMDQPLSETEVVEVRGIGDRLSMTEVREVYLPLSRLLSLYATSTKRLGAATSSFLQEDDTTTPFVVGVAGSVAVGKSTIARLLRELMSRWPGTPRVELVTTDGFLYPNAELERRGLMERKGFPESYDRRALLEFLTEVKSGAPEVRAPFYSHMRYDIVPDAHVVVRRPDVVIVEGLNVLQPPPAPNDVAVSDLFDFSIFVDADTAHIEKWYVDRFLALRQGAFSNPSSYFNVFAHLTDEEAITTALGYWNEINMPNLVENVMPTKHRARLVLNKGVDHTVESVLLRKL from the coding sequence GTGACCATCGTCGACTCCACGCCGCCGCTGTCTCCGTACCGCGAGATCGGGCGCGCGGAGTGGGCGCGACTCGCCGCAGGCATGGACCAGCCGCTCAGCGAGACCGAGGTCGTCGAGGTCCGCGGCATCGGCGACCGGCTGAGCATGACCGAGGTGCGCGAGGTGTACCTCCCGCTGAGCCGCCTGCTCAGCCTCTACGCGACCTCGACCAAGCGCCTGGGGGCGGCGACCTCGTCGTTCCTGCAGGAGGACGACACCACCACCCCGTTCGTGGTCGGCGTCGCAGGCTCCGTTGCGGTCGGCAAGTCGACGATCGCCAGGCTGCTGCGCGAGTTGATGAGCCGGTGGCCGGGCACGCCTCGGGTGGAGCTGGTGACCACCGACGGGTTCCTCTATCCCAACGCCGAGCTCGAACGCCGCGGGCTGATGGAGCGCAAGGGCTTCCCCGAGTCGTACGATCGCCGCGCGCTCCTCGAGTTCCTCACCGAGGTCAAGAGCGGCGCCCCCGAGGTGCGCGCTCCCTTCTACTCGCACATGCGCTACGACATCGTCCCCGACGCGCACGTCGTGGTGCGCCGTCCCGACGTCGTCATCGTGGAGGGGCTGAACGTGCTGCAGCCGCCGCCTGCGCCGAACGACGTGGCAGTCAGCGATCTGTTCGACTTCTCGATCTTCGTCGACGCCGACACCGCGCATATCGAGAAGTGGTACGTCGATCGGTTCCTCGCGCTCCGCCAGGGGGCGTTCAGCAATCCGTCGTCCTACTTCAACGTCTTCGCGCATCTGACCGACGAGGAGGCGATCACGACGGCGCTCGGATACTGGAACGAGATCAACATGCCGAACCTCGTCGAGAACGTGATGCCGACCAAGCATCGCGCAAGGCTGGTCCTGAACAAGGGCGTCGACCATACGGTCGAATCCGTCCTCCTCCGCAAGCTCTGA
- a CDS encoding low molecular weight phosphatase family protein — protein sequence MNSPRDDGPPPGVSRREWRKMQQSAAEPAAPAAEPPHDTRDSGHISLPDFLGGDPSPAAPAAALTILTVCTGNICRSPLAEVLLRARLESLGVRVHSAGTHALVGHGMPEPALELAAQAGADPSTAAAHLARYLVEPLLADADLVLTMAREHRSHVVKMMPNRLRRTFTVREFARLASTLSTEAARAAADAAGENPQDRFAAVLRAVAEQRGLTQGVAEDDDVVDPYRRSRETYARSAGQLVPALDEVERIVRAALT from the coding sequence GTGAACTCCCCCCGCGATGACGGACCTCCCCCCGGTGTGAGCCGCCGGGAGTGGCGCAAGATGCAGCAGTCCGCCGCCGAACCGGCCGCTCCCGCTGCCGAGCCGCCCCACGACACCCGGGATAGCGGTCACATCTCACTGCCCGACTTCCTCGGCGGCGACCCCAGCCCCGCCGCTCCCGCGGCCGCTCTGACGATCCTCACCGTGTGCACCGGGAACATCTGCCGCTCTCCTCTCGCCGAGGTCCTCCTGCGCGCCCGATTGGAGTCGCTCGGGGTCCGCGTGCACAGCGCGGGCACGCACGCCCTCGTCGGTCACGGCATGCCGGAGCCCGCCCTCGAGCTCGCTGCCCAGGCGGGTGCTGATCCGTCGACGGCGGCCGCGCATCTGGCCCGGTACCTGGTGGAGCCGCTTCTCGCTGACGCCGACCTGGTGCTCACCATGGCCCGTGAGCACCGCTCCCACGTGGTCAAGATGATGCCGAACAGGTTGCGGCGAACCTTCACGGTGCGGGAGTTCGCGCGACTCGCATCGACGCTGAGCACGGAAGCTGCCCGCGCGGCCGCCGACGCCGCCGGCGAGAATCCTCAGGACCGTTTCGCCGCGGTGCTGCGCGCGGTCGCCGAACAGCGCGGGCTGACCCAGGGCGTGGCCGAAGACGACGACGTGGTCGACCCGTACCGGCGCTCTCGCGAGACCTACGCCCGTTCCGCCGGCCAGCTGGTCCCCGCGCTCGACGAGGTCGAACGGATCGTCCGCGCCGCACTCACCTGA
- a CDS encoding PqqD family peptide modification chaperone: protein MADRFLVSAVGAIVEVDVSSRDERFQRRAYEAWADARYDGAQEADAVTAVREGIDDDAALSWLSTDVTVAALAHRRNDPIWMLHAAGLADDRGRVVVLSAASGTGKTTAARHLARRLAYVSDETVGIDATGRVVPYRKPLSIIREHSAHKDQVALSGIHGPRPLPEGLRVAKIVVIDRTPDGPEQPQIDELEFSEALELLGPQTSYLGEGEAPLQLIAAILDATGGAVRIRYREVVAIDELIDDLLATETRPLGPVAPRRLDETVVPREGTFVRSAVVDELERDGRTVLLRRTLTGGRIHVLDGIGPALWSAADGRTLDELTSAVIAEHGAPEGADARSLVDAAVRELVEDGLLQTAAPQT, encoded by the coding sequence ATGGCAGATCGCTTTCTCGTCAGCGCGGTCGGCGCCATCGTCGAGGTCGACGTCTCGTCGCGAGATGAGCGCTTCCAGCGTCGCGCGTACGAGGCCTGGGCGGATGCTCGGTACGACGGAGCGCAGGAGGCGGATGCCGTCACCGCGGTGCGCGAGGGCATCGACGACGATGCCGCGCTGTCGTGGCTGTCGACCGACGTCACGGTCGCGGCGCTCGCCCACCGCCGCAACGATCCGATCTGGATGCTGCACGCCGCAGGACTCGCGGACGACCGTGGGCGGGTCGTCGTGCTCAGTGCCGCATCCGGAACGGGCAAGACCACGGCTGCGCGCCACTTGGCGCGACGACTCGCCTACGTCAGCGACGAGACCGTCGGCATCGACGCGACAGGTCGGGTGGTGCCGTATCGCAAGCCGCTGTCGATCATCCGGGAGCACTCCGCACACAAAGATCAGGTCGCCCTCTCCGGCATCCACGGACCCCGCCCGCTGCCGGAAGGACTCCGCGTCGCGAAGATCGTCGTGATCGACCGCACGCCGGACGGCCCCGAGCAGCCGCAGATCGACGAGTTGGAGTTCTCAGAGGCTCTCGAGCTGCTCGGACCGCAGACCAGCTATCTGGGCGAGGGAGAAGCGCCCCTGCAGCTGATCGCCGCGATCCTGGACGCGACCGGAGGCGCGGTGCGGATCAGGTACCGCGAGGTCGTGGCGATCGACGAGCTCATCGACGACCTGCTCGCCACCGAGACGCGACCGCTCGGTCCGGTCGCACCGCGTCGCCTCGACGAGACCGTCGTGCCGCGAGAGGGCACCTTCGTCCGCTCAGCTGTCGTCGATGAGCTCGAGCGCGACGGGCGCACGGTGCTGCTGAGGCGCACGCTCACCGGCGGACGGATCCACGTGCTCGACGGGATCGGCCCTGCCCTCTGGTCGGCCGCCGACGGACGGACGCTCGACGAACTGACCTCTGCCGTCATCGCCGAGCACGGGGCGCCGGAAGGCGCAGACGCCCGCTCGCTCGTCGATGCCGCCGTGCGGGAGCTCGTCGAGGACGGGCTCCTGCAGACCGCCGCGCCTCAGACCTGA